One genomic window of Cercospora beticola chromosome 5, complete sequence includes the following:
- a CDS encoding uncharacterized protein (BUSCO:EOG09265H9T), with product MATLVRNIKALTPLLDRVLVQRVKAETKTAGGIFLPETAVKELNEAKVLAVGPGAFDKDGKRLPMGVKSGDRVLIPQFGGSPIKVGEDEYSIFRDHDILAKINE from the exons ATG GCCACTCTGGTGAGGAACATCAAGGCTCTGACGCCCCTCCTCGACCGTGTCCTCGTGCAGCGCGTGAAGGCTGAGACAAAGACTGCTGGTGGCATCTTCCTTCCTGAGACGGCAGTGAAAGAGCTCAACGAGGCTAAGGTGTTGGCTGTGGGACCTGGTGCTTTTGACAAGGACGGCAAGCGGTTACCAATGGGCGTGAAGTCGGGCGACCGTGTCCTTATTCCACAG TTCGGTGGTAGCCCCATCAAGGTCGGCGAGGACGAGTACTCGATCTTCCGGGACCACGA CATCCTTGCCAAGATCAACGAGTGA
- the RAB6B gene encoding Ras-related protein Rab-6B (BUSCO:EOG09264JHE): protein MAQAVGSYTNPLKKFKLVFLGEQSVGKTSLITRFMYDSFDSTYQATIGIDFLSKTMYLEDRTVRLQLWDTAGQERFRSLIPSYIRDSSVAVVVYDITSKKSFEQTRKWVDDVRGERGNDVIIVLVGNKTDLGERREVTAQQGEEESKRLGCMFVETSAKVGHNVKGLFKKIAQALPGMEGEGQQGPANTIDVNVSQAKPESEGGCNC from the exons ATGGCGCAAGCAGTGGGATCCTACACGAATCCGCTCAAGAAGTTCAAGCTGGTCTTCTTGGGCGAGCAGTCTG TTGGCAAGACCTCATTGATCACGCGATTCATGTACGACTCCTTTGACAGCACCTACCAAGCCACAATAGGCATCGACTTCCTGTCCAAAACCATGTACCTCGAAGACCGCACCGTCCGCCTGCAACTCTGGGATACCGCAGGTCAAGAACGTTTCCGATCATTGATCCCTTCATACATTCGCGACTCCAGCGTAGCAGTGGTCGTTTACGATATCACAAGCAAAAAGTCCTTTGAGCAGACACGAAAGTGGGTGGACGACGTGCGAGGAGAGCGAGGCAACGATGTGATCATCGTGCTGGTGGGCAACAAGACCGACTTGGGTGAAAGGAGAGAGGTCACAGCGCaacaaggagaagaggagagcaaACGACTGGGCTGCATGTTCGTGGAGACGAGCGCGAAGGTGGGACACAATGTCAAAGGTCTGTTCAAGAAGATTGCCCAAGCGCTGCCTGGAATGGAGGGTGAGGGACAACAGGGTCCTGCGAACA CAATCGATGTGAACGTCAGCCAAGCGAAGCCCGAGAGCGAAGGTGGCTGCAACTGCTGA
- a CDS encoding uncharacterized protein (BUSCO:EOG09263C55), with translation MADDKKTVAPATYSQPSRKGKKAWRKNVDITEVSSGLDNLRTEIIHGGPVKEKDADQLFATDTTGDAEIARKQKSKKLLKVDEILAARNSKVDPLQPGRKRKVEDHTGSGEGGKRIKANGRYVSHKELSRLRNVADGGQIGIVVDDQPSDDLWGAPQPQPEEQYTFLEKKKPKVAPATIKQAPTPLTVSGKAVASVLKPAAGKSYNPLVGDWSALLEKEGAAAVEAEKARLAAEAAQAERERIAEEEAAKAEAAEKDEYATDYESAWESEWDGIQSEGEAEIHVQKQKSRKTPAERNKVKARKEREAKEKWEKKQKLRDAQERKIKEIAKEVAAKERARQQRAVAIVDDSSASDEDEDGLQVRKRRFGQIQVPDAPLEVTLPDELQDSLRRLKPEGSILTDSYRNKIINGKLEPRKKVGQVKQKQTQRTEKWTYKDWQLK, from the coding sequence ATGGCCGACGACAAGAAGACCGTCGCACCGGCGACCTACAGCCAGCCGTCGAggaaaggcaagaaggcgTGGCGCAAGAACGTCGACATCACCGAAGTTTCGTCCGGCCTCGACAACCTCCGCACCGAAATCATCCACGGCGGACCTGTCAAAGAGAAAGATGCCGACCAACTTTTCGCTACCGATACCACAGGAGATGCCGAGATCGCGCGCaagcagaagagcaagaaactGCTCAAAGTTGACGAGATCCTCGCAGCACGCAATAGCAAAGTCGACCCTCTCCAGCCGGGACGAAAGCGTAAGGTAGAGGATCACACTGGTAGCGGCGAGGGTGGAAAGCGCATCAAGGCCAATGGCAGATATGTTTCACACAAGGAACTCTCACGGCTGCGAAATGTGGCAGATGGAGGGCAAATTGGCATTGTGGTCGACGATCAGCCCAGCGACGATCTGTGGGGAGCACCGCAACCGCAGCCCGAGGAGCAGTACACCTttctcgagaagaagaaaccgAAGGTTGCGCCTGCTACCATAAAGCAAGCTCCGACACCTCTCACAGTATCTGGCAAAGCGGTGGCATCAGTACTCAAACCCGCTGCTGGAAAGAGCTACAACCCACTCGTCGGCGATTGGTCCGCTCTACTAGAGAAGgaaggcgcagcagcagtcgaggCAGAAAAAGCACGTCTTGCCGCTGAGGCTGCCCAAGCAGAGCGAGAACGGatagcagaagaggaagctgcgaaggcggaggctgctgagaaggACGAGTATGCTACGGATTACGAGAGTGCATGGGAGAGCGAGTGGGACGGGATACAGTCAGAAGGAGAGGCCGAGATCCACGTACAAAAGCAAAAGTCAAGAAAGACACCAGCAGAGCGGAATAAGGTCAAGGCACGAAAAGagcgagaggcgaaggagaagtgggagaagaagcaaaagctAAGAGACGCACAAGAACGGAAAATCAAAGAGATCGCCAAAGAGGTGGCTGCCAAAGAACGAGCACGACAGCAGAGAGCCGTGGCAATCGTGGACGATTCGTCCGCGagtgacgaggacgaagatggaTTGCAAGTACGAAAGAGGAGGTTTGGTCAGATCCAAGTGCCAGATGCGCCATTGGAGGTCACGCTCCCGGATGAATTGCAAGACAGCTTGAGAAGACTTAAGCCAGAAGGGTCAATACTGACCGACAGCTACCGAAACAAAATCATCAATGGTAAGCTCGAGCCGAGGAAGAAAGTGGGCCAGGTCAAGCAAAAGCAGACTCAACGTACGGAGAAATGGACCTACAAGGATTGGCAGCTCAAGTAG